The Syntrophorhabdaceae bacterium DNA window TATCTGCGTTATCATGCTACGCATATTTCAACCGACGACGCTTTCGTTGAAGGCAAGATTCATATGATCGCTTCAAAGGTGAGCGGAACAATCAAGGGGATTTCCATACAAGACAACCAGTTTGTGAAGAAGGACGATCCCTTATTCGAAATTGATCCTGTTGATTATGACGTAAAGGTGAAGGAGGCGCAATCGAGTTACGAGGCGGAAAAGGCCAAATTTACCGAGACAGCTTACAAGTTAGACGTTGCACGCAAACAGGCGGTTCAGATCGGCGCTGCCATCGAGACGGCAAAAGCCAATAAGGACCTTGCCGAGGCGAACCTCAAACAGGCAAAGGCCGACATGAAGCGGGCTGAGAACCTGCTCAAAGAAGATGCCATATCCAAAGAGCGGTATGAAAAAACCAGAACAGCCCTTGATGTGAGCGAGGCGCAGCTCAAAGCGGCGCTTGAGCGCACAAAGGAATTGGAGGCCTCGCTTCAAACACAGCTTTCGCTCGTCAAACAGAACGACGCCGGGCTTGCTGCCCAGAGGGCCGTGGTGGAAACCAAGAAAGCAACCATGGAGAGCGCTCAACTTAACCGGGGATACACGAAGATCCTCGCTCCCGCCGATGGGTACGTCACCAGGAAGGCCGTTGAGATCGGAAACCAGATTGTGGTGGGACAGCCGCTCTGCGCCATCGTTCCCCTGGAGGACATCTGGATTGTGGCGAACTTTAAAGAGACGCAGGTCGCCAAAATAAAGGTCGGTCAGAAGGTGGACTTCAAGGTCGATACCTATTCGGGAAGAACGTTTCGAGGCAGTGTGGACAGCATCATGGCCGGAACAGGGGCAAGCTTCTCGCTCTTTCCCCCGGAAAATGCCACAGGTAACTATGTGAAGGTAGTCCAGAGGATTCCTATCAAAATTATCCTCGATAAGGGTACGGACAAGGATCACGTCCTAAGACTCGGCATGTCCGTGCAACCCACCGTCATAGCAGAATAACGGAATAATGGAAAAGTGGATTATCGCCCTCACTGTGATGCTCCCGACGCTCATCGAGATAATCGATACATCCGTTGTCAATGTGTCCCTGGATCACATCCGCGGCAGTCTCTCGGCAGGAATTGACGAGTCTACCTGGGCCATCACCATGTATCTTGTTTCCAATGCCGTCATCATCCCCATCACGGGGTGGCTGAGTAGGTTCTTCGGGCGAAAGCTCTATCTCCTTATTTCGATCGCGATCTTCACGATAAGCTCCCTTCTCTGCGGTTTCTCATGGAATATCCAGAGCCTCATCTTCTTCAGGATTTTTCAGGGCTTAGGCGGCGGCGCCTTGCAGCCGATTTCGCAGTCCATTCTCCTTGAAACGTTTCCGCCGCGGCAACACGGCATAGCCATGGCGTTTTTCGGAATAGGGATCATGTTCGGACCCATCGTAGGCCCTGTCATGGGCGGCTGGATCACCGATAATTGGTCGTGGCACTGGATATTCTTTATCAATATCCCGATCGGTATCATTTCGATCATCATGGCCACGCTCTTTATCAAGGACCCGCCTTATATGGAAAAGACCAAGATGAGAATGGACTACTTCGGGCTCGCACTCGTGGCGTTGGGACTCGGATGTTTGCAGATCCTTCTCGATCAGGGGCAGAGAGAAGATTGGTTTGCCTCCGGCCAGGTGAGATGGCTTGCCGCGGTATCGATAATATCGCTTATTCTCCTTGTATTCACGGAACTCAGGAAAAAAGAGCCCGTGATCAATCTCAAGCTTTTTAAGGACATCTCGTTTTCTACGGGGAATGCAATCATGTTCTTCATCTTCCTCAGCATGTTCTCCACCCTTGTGCTGCTCCCCATCTACCTCCAGACCTTGATGGGATACACGTCAACGCTCGCCGGACTCGCTTTGGGCCCCGGGGGCCTTGCCACCATCTTTTCGCTCCTCATTGTGGGCAGACTCGTGACCAAGATAAACCCCAAATACATACTCTTTACCGGACTTTCAATCGTCGCATATTCGGTGTACCTTATGGCAAACCTCGACCTCAACGCGAATTTTGCGGCCATCATGTGGCCCAGGGTGGTCCTCGGCCTTGGGATGGGTTTTGTCTTTGTGCCGCTAACGAACCTTACACTTTCACATATCAGGAAAGAAGATATGGGCGGCGCGACCGCCCTGTTTAACCTCTTGAGAAATCTCGGCGGGAGTTTCGGGGTAGCGATCTTCACAACGCTTCTTGCGAGACGGGCGCAATTCCATCAGGTGCGGCTCATAGAGCATCTGACCCCCTTCGACGGGCCGTACCAGTGGACCTTAAGCCACATTCAGCCCTTTCTCCATCTCAAGGGCATACCGGATGCACTTGTCCCTCAGGGGGCCCTGGGCATCATGTACGGGAACCTCATACGACAGGCAACGATGATCGCCTTCAACGATACGTTTCACTCTATCTTTATCCTGTTGCTTGTCATTCTGCCGCTTATTTTCCTTTTGAGAAAACCGGAGCGGATGGAAGGCCCTCCGCCCATGCATTAACGGAATTGTTCGGGTCGCGTGATTTTCCCGAGCAATGTTGCAAAAACTCTCTATCCTGTGATATGTTTAGCCTGTTCGGGGCGTGGCGCAGCATGGTTTAGCGCGCTTGCCTTGGGAGCAAGAGGTCGCTGGTTCAAATCCAGTCGCCCCGACCATTCACCCTTAAATCTCATTGAACATCCCTCTGAGCATCGAATTTCAAACGATCTGCACACAA harbors:
- a CDS encoding HlyD family secretion protein produces the protein MVEQIKKAFNGRSKTPTAILFLVIAVVVVVLVLLYLRYHATHISTDDAFVEGKIHMIASKVSGTIKGISIQDNQFVKKDDPLFEIDPVDYDVKVKEAQSSYEAEKAKFTETAYKLDVARKQAVQIGAAIETAKANKDLAEANLKQAKADMKRAENLLKEDAISKERYEKTRTALDVSEAQLKAALERTKELEASLQTQLSLVKQNDAGLAAQRAVVETKKATMESAQLNRGYTKILAPADGYVTRKAVEIGNQIVVGQPLCAIVPLEDIWIVANFKETQVAKIKVGQKVDFKVDTYSGRTFRGSVDSIMAGTGASFSLFPPENATGNYVKVVQRIPIKIILDKGTDKDHVLRLGMSVQPTVIAE
- a CDS encoding DHA2 family efflux MFS transporter permease subunit — its product is MEKWIIALTVMLPTLIEIIDTSVVNVSLDHIRGSLSAGIDESTWAITMYLVSNAVIIPITGWLSRFFGRKLYLLISIAIFTISSLLCGFSWNIQSLIFFRIFQGLGGGALQPISQSILLETFPPRQHGIAMAFFGIGIMFGPIVGPVMGGWITDNWSWHWIFFINIPIGIISIIMATLFIKDPPYMEKTKMRMDYFGLALVALGLGCLQILLDQGQREDWFASGQVRWLAAVSIISLILLVFTELRKKEPVINLKLFKDISFSTGNAIMFFIFLSMFSTLVLLPIYLQTLMGYTSTLAGLALGPGGLATIFSLLIVGRLVTKINPKYILFTGLSIVAYSVYLMANLDLNANFAAIMWPRVVLGLGMGFVFVPLTNLTLSHIRKEDMGGATALFNLLRNLGGSFGVAIFTTLLARRAQFHQVRLIEHLTPFDGPYQWTLSHIQPFLHLKGIPDALVPQGALGIMYGNLIRQATMIAFNDTFHSIFILLLVILPLIFLLRKPERMEGPPPMH